In a single window of the Pseudodesulfovibrio profundus genome:
- a CDS encoding Do family serine endopeptidase — translation MIRRIVKIPFILTLLLLLPAFAQANGLPVFTELAAEAGKSVVFISTEKTATATPPGQQFRQQIPDGHPFKDFFDRFDQFFGQQPGQPRTQRGQGSGFIISSDGLIVTNNHVIEGADRVTVTLQGNEEEYEAEVIGSDKETDLAVIKVDIKRDLPTLSFGDSDAIQVGEWVLAIGNPYGLEHTVTAGIISAKYRNLRVGPFDNFLQTDASINPGNSGGPLLNLKGEVIGINTLINAAGQNLGFAVPSNQAKKIIADLRKGKSVKRGWLGVTIQPVSENQAKALGLDEATGALIASVGKGQPADQAGVRQGDVVLKVNGKEVSDNNELLRLVASLKPGDKARLTLWRNGKETTRTVILGERGKQVMASMQPKAPSKPSSVLGMGIKPVNEKEAAALGLEKVQGLLVIQVAPNSPAANEGIRQGDVIIQANQQDVNTSDELETVIERDKKRGAVMLLLKRQGQNIFVALPIDE, via the coding sequence ATGATTCGACGCATTGTAAAAATACCTTTTATCCTCACACTGCTCCTGCTTTTGCCGGCGTTTGCACAGGCCAACGGCCTGCCCGTGTTCACGGAGCTGGCAGCCGAAGCCGGTAAGTCTGTTGTCTTCATTTCCACCGAAAAGACGGCTACAGCCACACCGCCAGGCCAGCAGTTTAGACAGCAGATTCCTGATGGACATCCGTTCAAGGATTTCTTTGACCGATTTGATCAGTTCTTCGGCCAGCAACCCGGCCAACCCCGCACCCAACGCGGTCAGGGATCAGGGTTCATCATTTCATCCGACGGCCTGATAGTGACCAATAACCACGTCATCGAAGGCGCGGATCGCGTCACGGTCACCCTGCAGGGGAACGAGGAAGAATATGAAGCCGAAGTGATCGGCAGCGACAAGGAAACCGACCTCGCTGTGATCAAGGTTGATATCAAGCGTGACCTGCCGACGCTCTCTTTTGGCGACTCAGACGCGATTCAGGTCGGAGAATGGGTGCTGGCTATCGGCAACCCTTACGGCCTCGAACATACGGTGACGGCCGGTATCATCTCGGCCAAGTATCGCAACCTGCGAGTTGGTCCTTTTGACAACTTCCTGCAGACCGATGCTTCCATCAACCCGGGCAACTCGGGTGGCCCCCTGCTGAACCTCAAGGGCGAGGTCATCGGAATCAACACCCTGATCAATGCAGCGGGACAGAACCTCGGCTTTGCCGTGCCGTCCAATCAGGCCAAAAAGATTATCGCCGACCTGCGCAAGGGCAAGAGCGTCAAGCGCGGCTGGCTCGGCGTGACCATCCAGCCTGTGAGCGAAAATCAGGCCAAGGCTCTTGGTCTTGATGAGGCCACCGGTGCACTCATTGCCTCGGTCGGCAAGGGACAGCCCGCTGATCAGGCCGGTGTCCGTCAGGGTGATGTCGTGCTCAAGGTCAACGGCAAGGAAGTATCTGACAACAACGAACTGCTCCGACTTGTGGCAAGCCTCAAGCCCGGTGACAAGGCACGCCTGACACTGTGGCGCAACGGCAAGGAAACCACACGAACCGTCATTCTTGGCGAGCGCGGCAAGCAGGTCATGGCATCCATGCAGCCCAAGGCCCCGAGCAAGCCTTCGAGCGTCCTTGGCATGGGCATCAAGCCCGTCAACGAAAAGGAAGCCGCTGCCCTCGGGCTGGAAAAGGTCCAGGGACTGCTGGTAATACAGGTTGCCCCCAACTCTCCGGCAGCCAATGAAGGCATTCGACAAGGTGATGTGATCATCCAGGCCAACCAGCAGGATGTGAACACCTCTGACGAACTCGAAACCGTCATCGAGCGCGACAAGAAGCGCGGTGCGGTCATGCTGCTTCTCAAGCGGCAAGGACAGAACATCTTCGTGGCCCTGCCCATCGACGAATAA
- a CDS encoding PilZ domain-containing protein, giving the protein MDERRRYQRYQLDQEVSCEVLSGEGTSYKAYLYDISSNGARLKFEENQYPYEMAVGDVVNVYNYSQGGDYIDERMTAQAVWYSDSYYGIEYDGSIVKTMDKLLKAYPTAKPI; this is encoded by the coding sequence ATGGACGAAAGAAGAAGGTATCAGCGGTATCAGTTGGATCAGGAAGTTTCGTGTGAAGTATTGTCGGGAGAAGGCACCAGCTACAAAGCCTACCTCTATGACATCAGCTCCAACGGAGCCAGACTGAAGTTTGAGGAGAACCAATATCCTTATGAAATGGCTGTTGGCGATGTGGTCAATGTGTACAACTACAGCCAGGGCGGTGATTACATTGACGAACGCATGACTGCGCAGGCCGTATGGTATTCCGACAGTTACTACGGCATCGAGTACGATGGCTCCATCGTGAAGACCATGGACAAGCTGCTCAAGGCATACCCCACTGCCAAGCCCATCTAA
- a CDS encoding IS5 family transposase: protein MLLFLHPKEEGMAIRQKGPRLGDYFLGHRRTKTTFLDEINELIDWQPINAFLCKKIRRKANAVGNPAYPPLAMFKILLLQRWYNLSDPGVEQALLDRLSFVRFTGFSIEDDVPDETTICRFRNGLIRLKVLDSLLDMLNRQLEGQGLLVREGAVVDASVVESQRRPRKVIDVMPEDRSEDAEEQDGPVDCRVSYSDDEEAAWLRKRNRAYYGYKLHAATDSRDGFLLCGHITPANHSDTGEFERLVNGVGLDPGARVYADKGYCSGKNRDILFDRDLEDGTMDKTPRGGRLTDFEKTRNRDISSIRQIVERAFGTLKRGYAFFRSRYVGREKVEGEFHILAMAFNLKKAVRLARA, encoded by the coding sequence ATGCTATTATTTCTCCATCCAAAGGAGGAAGGCATGGCTATTCGGCAGAAAGGACCTCGGTTGGGTGATTACTTCCTGGGGCACCGCAGAACCAAGACCACATTTCTGGATGAGATCAACGAACTCATCGACTGGCAGCCCATCAACGCCTTTCTGTGCAAGAAGATCAGGCGCAAGGCCAACGCCGTGGGCAATCCCGCCTATCCGCCTCTGGCGATGTTCAAGATTCTGCTCTTGCAGCGTTGGTACAACCTGAGTGATCCGGGCGTGGAGCAGGCGCTGCTCGACCGGCTCTCCTTTGTCAGATTTACCGGTTTTTCCATCGAGGACGACGTGCCGGACGAGACCACCATATGCCGTTTCCGTAACGGTTTGATCCGCCTGAAGGTGCTGGACTCCTTGCTCGACATGCTTAACCGCCAGCTTGAAGGACAAGGGCTTCTTGTCCGTGAGGGAGCCGTGGTGGACGCCTCGGTAGTCGAGTCGCAGCGGCGGCCGCGCAAGGTTATCGACGTGATGCCTGAGGACCGTTCCGAGGACGCCGAAGAACAGGATGGGCCGGTGGACTGCCGGGTCAGCTATTCGGATGACGAGGAGGCGGCCTGGCTCCGCAAGAGAAATCGGGCCTATTACGGCTACAAGCTCCATGCCGCGACGGACAGTCGAGACGGGTTTCTGCTCTGTGGTCACATCACTCCCGCGAACCATTCGGACACGGGCGAATTCGAGCGGCTCGTGAATGGCGTCGGCCTTGATCCCGGCGCACGGGTTTATGCGGACAAGGGCTATTGCAGCGGGAAGAACCGGGACATTCTGTTTGATCGCGATTTGGAGGACGGAACCATGGACAAGACGCCTCGTGGCGGCAGGCTGACAGACTTCGAAAAGACCCGCAACCGTGACATCAGCAGCATTCGGCAAATAGTCGAGCGGGCCTTCGGCACACTCAAACGTGGCTACGCATTCTTTCGGTCCCGATACGTGGGTCGTGAGAAGGTGGAGGGAGAGTTCCACATCCTCGCCATGGCGTTCAATTTGAAAAAAGCTGTTCGACTGGCGCGAGCCTGA
- a CDS encoding tyrosine-type recombinase/integrase, with the protein MMSLSLCTRPDRPGYFIRIDGKRHSLKRYVGRTVTDKREAERVFKEIKKQYLAGKLVELKGETSKTFGEFKDEYLEWARETKTHSSYDEDRVAFKKFSQMIGDSTRIDRVTLKHVDLFVAQCLKSGNKATTINKNIRHLRAAMGKVKEWGYMRQNPIASAKEIPTEKKPPTYIDGNRISKFLAGISDIDLRRMTAAYISTGRRRNELLNLDWSDVDLQRGEYLVRKAKGHLTRWYPINAAFRAVLESIGPQNNGWVFHRWRSPHTISRYTKRELRAAGLGHLKLHSLRHTFATQFIEKGGNLRVLQDLMGHTDYTTTEIYAHVADSHLKEEADRVKLGPIDLFAAK; encoded by the coding sequence ATGATGTCCCTCTCCCTTTGCACCCGCCCAGATAGGCCGGGATATTTTATCCGCATAGACGGCAAACGCCACAGCCTCAAACGGTATGTGGGGCGCACTGTCACGGACAAAAGGGAGGCAGAGCGTGTCTTCAAAGAGATAAAAAAGCAATACCTTGCGGGAAAACTGGTAGAGCTAAAGGGGGAGACAAGTAAAACTTTTGGCGAGTTTAAAGATGAGTATTTGGAATGGGCCAGAGAAACAAAAACCCATTCATCCTACGATGAGGACCGCGTAGCATTCAAGAAGTTCAGCCAAATGATCGGTGACTCTACTCGAATTGATAGGGTGACCCTTAAACACGTCGACTTATTCGTTGCCCAGTGCCTCAAGTCTGGCAACAAAGCAACCACCATAAACAAAAATATTCGTCACCTTCGGGCTGCTATGGGAAAGGTCAAAGAGTGGGGCTATATGCGCCAAAATCCTATAGCCTCGGCCAAAGAAATACCCACAGAAAAAAAGCCGCCGACCTACATTGATGGCAACCGCATATCAAAATTTTTGGCCGGGATATCTGACATAGACCTCCGAAGAATGACAGCGGCGTATATCTCTACAGGCAGGAGGCGCAACGAACTGTTGAATCTTGACTGGTCGGACGTTGATCTACAGCGTGGCGAGTATCTTGTTCGCAAGGCCAAGGGACACCTTACAAGGTGGTATCCAATCAACGCCGCCTTTCGAGCCGTGTTGGAGTCGATAGGCCCACAAAACAACGGTTGGGTGTTCCATCGTTGGCGATCTCCGCACACAATCAGCAGATACACAAAGCGTGAATTACGAGCAGCTGGCCTTGGACACCTAAAACTCCACTCCCTGCGCCACACATTTGCAACTCAATTCATCGAAAAAGGTGGGAACTTGCGGGTGCTCCAAGACCTAATGGGACACACTGATTACACAACCACAGAGATTTACGCGCATGTCGCAGACAGCCACCTCAAAGAAGAGGCAGACCGTGTGAAGCTCGGCCCGATAGACCTTTTCGCCGCAAAGTAG
- a CDS encoding helix-turn-helix domain-containing protein, which produces MTPRWLSLKQAVCYSGLSPNTLRKYADEGVIQASRTVGNHRRFDRESIDEFYNRHEVDSLAIRKALGL; this is translated from the coding sequence ATGACTCCTCGATGGTTATCCCTCAAACAAGCTGTTTGTTACAGTGGATTGTCTCCCAACACGCTTCGAAAATATGCGGATGAAGGCGTGATTCAAGCATCTCGCACGGTTGGGAACCACCGCCGTTTCGACCGCGAGTCCATCGACGAATTTTATAACCGACATGAGGTAGACTCTCTTGCAATCAGGAAGGCACTCGGATTATAG
- a CDS encoding DNA adenine methylase, producing MKKTRPVLRYHGGKWKLAPWIIKHLPPHKVYVEPYGGAASVLLQKPRVYAEVYNDLGDEVVNVFQVMREPLQMEELKKQLTLTPFSEVEFFGAYEAAEDPIEKARRTIVRSFMGFGSASSNAKYTTGFRGKSFRSGTSPANDWRNYPNALDWFCERLQGVTIRNKPALDLIPTLDREDVLFYVDPPYVRSTRCKDSNGDVYAHEMDDAQHEDLAAALHDLKGKVVLSGYRCDLYEDLYGDWKSLDKDWFADGARERVETLWFNPAAANKDLHLLGMASDLAEAVN from the coding sequence ATGAAGAAAACAAGACCTGTACTTCGATATCATGGCGGCAAGTGGAAGCTGGCACCCTGGATTATCAAGCACCTTCCGCCCCACAAGGTTTACGTTGAGCCATACGGGGGAGCTGCAAGCGTATTGCTGCAAAAGCCCCGCGTGTATGCCGAAGTCTACAACGACCTTGGCGACGAGGTTGTGAACGTCTTTCAGGTAATGCGGGAGCCCCTCCAAATGGAAGAGTTGAAAAAGCAACTCACCCTCACACCGTTTTCCGAGGTCGAATTTTTCGGCGCATACGAAGCGGCAGAGGATCCCATTGAAAAGGCCCGTCGAACAATCGTGAGGTCTTTCATGGGGTTTGGTTCGGCCTCTTCAAATGCGAAGTACACCACTGGCTTTCGTGGCAAGTCATTTAGATCCGGCACCAGCCCGGCCAATGATTGGCGCAACTACCCCAACGCCCTTGATTGGTTTTGTGAAAGGCTCCAGGGCGTGACCATCCGAAACAAGCCAGCCCTAGACCTCATCCCGACATTGGACCGCGAAGACGTTCTTTTCTACGTGGATCCCCCTTATGTCCGGTCTACCCGGTGCAAGGACTCCAACGGCGATGTGTACGCCCACGAAATGGACGATGCACAGCACGAGGACCTAGCCGCCGCGCTGCACGACCTCAAGGGCAAGGTGGTCCTGTCCGGTTATCGTTGCGACCTCTACGAGGACCTATACGGCGATTGGAAGTCCCTCGATAAAGATTGGTTCGCAGACGGTGCGCGAGAGCGCGTCGAAACACTTTGGTTTAACCCGGCAGCGGCAAACAAGGACCTCCATCTTTTGGGTATGGCCAGCGACCTTGCCGAAGCCGTCAACTAA
- a CDS encoding DNA-methyltransferase, producing MKPYFETKLGQLFHADCADVLRDMEDKFVDLVLTDPPYGIGGKWVGGSGQKSGWSKTHAEKEVRNDWDAAAPRQEVFEDIQRVSKGQIIWGGNYFALPASRCWLIWNKPERGFTLAEAELAWTSADNIVRVFDHNRHVPGREHPTQKPLELFAWCLGLSWAEKLPVVLDPFMGSGTTAVACEQLGRKWIGIERNEQYCELAAKRLSRPMQKSLFSAA from the coding sequence ATGAAGCCTTATTTTGAAACTAAACTTGGACAGCTTTTTCATGCTGACTGTGCTGATGTACTGCGCGACATGGAAGACAAGTTCGTTGATCTTGTTCTTACCGATCCCCCGTATGGGATTGGTGGCAAGTGGGTTGGTGGTTCAGGCCAGAAAAGCGGATGGTCAAAAACACACGCTGAGAAAGAAGTGCGTAACGATTGGGACGCTGCCGCTCCCAGACAGGAAGTCTTTGAAGACATTCAACGGGTCTCCAAGGGGCAAATTATTTGGGGAGGAAACTACTTCGCACTCCCCGCATCGCGTTGCTGGCTGATCTGGAACAAACCAGAAAGGGGATTCACACTAGCAGAGGCCGAACTTGCATGGACAAGTGCAGACAACATTGTCCGCGTCTTCGATCACAACCGCCATGTACCTGGACGAGAACACCCCACACAGAAGCCTCTTGAATTGTTTGCGTGGTGCCTTGGCCTTTCGTGGGCTGAGAAGCTGCCTGTAGTCCTCGACCCGTTCATGGGGAGCGGCACAACAGCCGTTGCATGCGAGCAGCTTGGCCGTAAATGGATAGGCATTGAGCGCAATGAGCAATACTGCGAACTAGCAGCCAAAAGACTTTCACGTCCAATGCAAAAGTCGCTCTTTTCAGCGGCATAA
- a CDS encoding pentapeptide repeat-containing protein, with protein MKRLKEELAEVLKIHKKWVLGEPGGKRAYLEGADLEGANLEGAYLRGADLRGAYLEGANLEGAYLRGAYLRGAYLEKIAAVTRNCPEEGAFIAWKSNKHGDIIKIEIPDLAKRLTAIGSRKCRAEFVKVLEIVGSDGEPKKQCGGWMDGSFIYTVGETVYPDLYNDDPRIECTNGIHFFISRQEAVDWAKY; from the coding sequence GTGAAAAGACTTAAAGAAGAACTCGCAGAAGTTTTGAAAATTCATAAAAAGTGGGTGCTTGGTGAGCCTGGCGGTAAACGCGCATACCTCGAAGGCGCAGACCTCGAAGGCGCAAACCTCGAAGGCGCATACCTCAGAGGCGCAGACCTCAGAGGCGCATACCTCGAAGGCGCAAACCTCGAAGGCGCATACCTCAGAGGCGCATACCTCAGAGGCGCATACCTCGAAAAAATTGCGGCCGTCACCAGAAATTGCCCGGAAGAAGGCGCCTTTATCGCTTGGAAATCAAATAAGCATGGCGACATTATTAAAATAGAAATCCCTGACCTCGCCAAGCGTCTGACCGCAATCGGGTCGCGTAAATGTCGGGCTGAATTTGTCAAGGTGTTGGAAATTGTCGGCTCAGACGGCGAACCTAAAAAGCAATGCGGAGGGTGGATGGACGGGTCATTTATCTACACCGTTGGAGAAACTGTTTACCCCGACTTGTACAATGACGACCCGCGTATTGAATGCACCAACGGCATCCACTTTTTCATCAGCCGCCAAGAGGCAGTTGACTGGGCTAAATACTAA
- a CDS encoding XRE family transcriptional regulator, with protein MLSLMSNLFGKRLKEWAEGHGLNQKRLAEMVGIDPSQVSKLYNGKHVRSDTMLKLLDGVGAKIVMPGADENMPTKDVCFVDAQTVNAAHANGLAAADYMAVPLAQEAVAAGPGLIPEDSVEGWIMVWKGHESVGLKRNLIAVKIGKGQDSMEPTFHPGDILLIDKSDRDPMASPAKTWLVCEPDGACAIKRVNVQKRDGDHEFIFYSDNKMYPPTSYWLGRDYSGDINRAIGGRVVWAWSDVRNK; from the coding sequence ATGTTGAGCCTGATGAGCAATTTATTTGGGAAGCGACTTAAAGAGTGGGCCGAAGGGCACGGGCTCAACCAAAAGCGGCTGGCAGAGATGGTCGGTATAGACCCGTCTCAAGTGTCTAAGCTTTATAATGGGAAACATGTCCGATCTGACACTATGCTCAAATTGTTGGACGGAGTGGGGGCAAAGATAGTTATGCCTGGTGCCGACGAGAACATGCCGACCAAAGATGTCTGTTTTGTTGATGCTCAGACCGTAAACGCGGCCCATGCAAACGGCCTTGCCGCCGCTGACTACATGGCTGTCCCTCTTGCTCAGGAGGCTGTTGCAGCCGGACCGGGCCTCATACCAGAGGACAGCGTTGAAGGCTGGATAATGGTCTGGAAGGGTCATGAATCCGTAGGGTTAAAACGCAACCTCATTGCCGTGAAGATAGGCAAGGGGCAAGACTCTATGGAGCCGACATTTCACCCCGGTGACATATTACTAATAGATAAATCAGACCGTGACCCCATGGCCTCCCCTGCCAAGACATGGTTGGTCTGTGAGCCGGATGGAGCTTGCGCTATCAAACGTGTTAACGTCCAAAAGCGTGACGGTGACCATGAATTCATATTTTATTCAGACAACAAGATGTACCCGCCCACATCCTATTGGCTAGGGCGGGACTACAGCGGCGACATAAACCGCGCCATAGGCGGTCGAGTGGTGTGGGCGTGGTCTGATGTGAGGAACAAATAA
- a CDS encoding ERF family protein yields METQVVKVEKNEAQVAPTNMVMEAMQRGATPEQIEKFIGMQERIERREAEKAYVAAMTAFKANPPKIFKDKHVAFGNTKYNHATLANITTVVGAALAEHGLTASWQTDQDEAKIVVSCRITHILGHSESTTLHTMPDNSGGKNSIQAIGSAVTYLQRYTLLALCGLATHEHEDDGAMSEPINDEQLATIEDMISEYGVDRPKFLGWCKVGKLSDIKAADFKKVLAALKSKAPK; encoded by the coding sequence ATGGAAACTCAAGTGGTCAAGGTTGAGAAAAACGAGGCTCAAGTTGCCCCGACAAACATGGTTATGGAAGCCATGCAGCGCGGTGCAACTCCTGAGCAAATCGAGAAGTTTATCGGGATGCAGGAGCGCATAGAGAGGCGCGAGGCTGAGAAGGCGTATGTGGCGGCAATGACCGCTTTCAAGGCTAACCCGCCGAAGATTTTCAAGGACAAACACGTTGCTTTCGGTAACACGAAGTACAACCACGCAACCCTTGCAAATATTACAACGGTTGTCGGTGCGGCTCTGGCAGAGCATGGATTGACTGCAAGCTGGCAGACCGACCAAGACGAGGCAAAAATTGTTGTTTCGTGTCGTATCACGCACATTCTCGGTCACTCCGAATCAACCACACTTCACACGATGCCTGATAACAGCGGCGGCAAGAACTCCATTCAAGCTATCGGCTCCGCTGTTACCTATCTTCAACGGTACACGCTCCTCGCGCTTTGCGGCCTTGCCACACATGAGCATGAAGATGATGGGGCAATGTCAGAGCCTATCAATGATGAGCAACTAGCCACCATTGAGGACATGATTTCTGAGTATGGCGTTGACCGTCCAAAGTTTTTGGGATGGTGTAAGGTTGGGAAACTCAGCGACATAAAGGCCGCAGATTTCAAAAAGGTGTTAGCTGCTCTCAAGTCAAAGGCTCCAAAATGA
- a CDS encoding lambda exonuclease family protein yields the protein MIAVTDFEQGTPEWFAARAGVPSASCFDKIVTSKGKRSTQRKAYMFQLAGEAILGEKAESYTNAAMERGIELESEARDLYEFINDVSVEEVALCFGDDRKLWSCSPDGLVGETGGIEIKCPKIHTHVEYLVGNKLPTKYFQQVQGSLFVTGREYWDFMSYFPGLPPLIVRVDPDLEFHASLSAELECFSAELADIINIIKERQ from the coding sequence ATGATTGCCGTAACCGACTTTGAGCAAGGCACGCCTGAATGGTTTGCGGCAAGGGCTGGCGTTCCGTCTGCATCCTGCTTTGACAAGATCGTGACGAGCAAAGGCAAGCGGTCGACGCAGCGCAAGGCGTACATGTTTCAATTGGCCGGTGAAGCCATCCTTGGCGAAAAAGCCGAGAGCTACACAAACGCGGCTATGGAACGCGGCATTGAGTTGGAATCAGAGGCACGCGACCTTTACGAGTTCATCAATGACGTGAGCGTCGAAGAGGTGGCGCTTTGCTTCGGTGATGATCGCAAACTATGGTCATGCTCTCCTGACGGGCTTGTCGGTGAAACCGGCGGGATTGAGATCAAGTGTCCAAAGATTCACACCCACGTTGAATATCTGGTCGGCAATAAACTTCCTACAAAATACTTTCAGCAAGTCCAGGGCTCACTGTTCGTCACCGGGCGTGAGTACTGGGATTTCATGTCCTATTTCCCCGGCCTGCCGCCTCTCATCGTGAGGGTGGATCCGGATCTGGAATTTCACGCCAGCTTGAGCGCAGAGCTTGAATGTTTTTCGGCTGAGTTGGCTGACATCATAAATATCATCAAGGAGCGTCAGTAA
- a CDS encoding AAA family ATPase, with amino-acid sequence MKIVNLESQNVKRLKAVSISPQGNSVVIGGDNAQGKSSVLDSIFMALGGKSAQGQRPVRDGEEKATIKCDLGELMVTRTISPDGKTTVKVKNAEGATFSSPQAMLDALSSKLTFDPLAFASEKPGAQLETLKSLVGLDFSDLDAERKRLYERRTEINRAGKEKAARLDGMKQHLDAPTEPVSVSGLMTELSGAESQNASNDRKRKEAEERVERIATLKEEIEVLTKKLADVEQEHEGSAEALSSLVDIDTQAIRDKIAQADTINANVRENAAYAEEKSTLEELRVESKALTDAINNIDKQKADAMAAAEFPVDGLSFDESGVIYNGVPFSQGSSAERLLVSLHMGIAMNPELKVLLIRDGSLLDPQSLAMVAKAAEEADAQVWIERVSKGEECSVIIEDGQIIKERQ; translated from the coding sequence ATGAAGATCGTTAATCTTGAATCCCAAAATGTCAAAAGGTTGAAAGCGGTATCAATCTCACCGCAAGGCAATTCTGTTGTCATCGGAGGAGACAACGCCCAAGGGAAAAGCAGCGTGCTTGACTCTATTTTCATGGCCCTTGGTGGGAAGTCAGCGCAAGGTCAACGGCCTGTCAGGGACGGGGAAGAAAAGGCTACCATCAAGTGCGACTTGGGAGAACTTATGGTGACAAGAACGATCTCGCCAGACGGCAAGACGACCGTAAAAGTAAAAAATGCAGAAGGCGCGACATTTTCCAGCCCCCAGGCAATGCTTGATGCGTTATCTTCAAAATTGACATTTGACCCTCTCGCCTTTGCCAGTGAAAAGCCTGGTGCTCAGCTTGAAACACTCAAAAGCCTTGTTGGTCTTGACTTCTCTGATCTCGATGCCGAGCGCAAGCGGCTTTATGAAAGGCGTACTGAGATTAACCGAGCAGGAAAGGAAAAGGCTGCACGGCTTGACGGGATGAAGCAACACCTCGACGCCCCAACCGAACCAGTGTCTGTCTCTGGTCTTATGACAGAGTTGAGTGGAGCTGAATCTCAAAATGCATCGAATGACCGCAAGCGCAAAGAGGCTGAAGAAAGGGTAGAGAGAATCGCTACTCTCAAGGAAGAAATCGAAGTCTTGACCAAGAAGCTTGCTGACGTTGAGCAAGAGCATGAAGGCAGCGCTGAAGCCTTGTCTTCTTTGGTGGACATAGACACTCAGGCTATCCGCGACAAAATAGCACAGGCCGACACTATTAACGCCAATGTTCGCGAAAATGCCGCCTACGCCGAAGAGAAGTCAACACTTGAGGAATTACGAGTCGAAAGCAAAGCGCTCACTGATGCCATCAACAATATTGATAAACAGAAGGCCGATGCCATGGCCGCCGCTGAGTTCCCAGTTGATGGCCTCTCCTTCGATGAAAGCGGCGTGATTTACAACGGCGTTCCCTTCTCCCAAGGCTCCAGTGCCGAGCGCCTTCTCGTTTCGCTTCACATGGGCATCGCCATGAATCCCGAACTCAAGGTGCTGTTGATTCGTGACGGATCCTTGCTCGACCCTCAGAGCCTCGCAATGGTTGCCAAGGCTGCGGAAGAGGCAGACGCACAGGTTTGGATTGAGAGAGTCAGTAAGGGCGAAGAGTGCAGCGTCATCATAGAAGACGGACAAATCATAAAGGAGCGTCAGTAA
- a CDS encoding single-stranded DNA-binding protein, whose product MAGSLNKVMIIGRLGRDPELSYTPNGAARCKFSVATDEGYRDKQTGQKVDKTEWHNVVAWNKTAEFCGNYLGKGRLVLVEGSLETRKWQDQNTGQDRYMTEIKAFNVQGLDSAPQQQGGGQPQQQPTTGQAPQHGGYQQQPQTQREAAGQGFPSDASAMEDVPF is encoded by the coding sequence ATGGCAGGAAGCTTGAATAAAGTAATGATAATTGGCCGATTGGGGCGTGACCCTGAGTTGTCCTATACACCCAACGGCGCGGCGAGATGCAAATTCTCCGTGGCCACGGATGAAGGATACCGCGACAAGCAGACCGGCCAGAAGGTTGACAAAACTGAATGGCACAACGTTGTGGCCTGGAACAAGACCGCAGAGTTTTGCGGTAACTATCTCGGCAAAGGCCGCTTGGTGCTCGTCGAGGGCAGCCTTGAAACCCGCAAGTGGCAGGACCAGAACACCGGACAAGATCGCTACATGACCGAGATCAAGGCGTTCAATGTTCAGGGACTGGACAGCGCGCCACAACAGCAAGGCGGTGGACAACCTCAGCAACAGCCGACAACCGGACAGGCGCCACAACATGGTGGTTATCAGCAACAGCCACAGACGCAGCGGGAAGCTGCCGGTCAAGGGTTCCCGTCTGATGCGTCGGCCATGGAAGATGTGCCATTTTAG
- a CDS encoding ERCC4 domain-containing protein yields MSDFTIIVDSREQAPFTFERFPVSVEVGTLTTGDYAIKHFEHRFGWERKSLEDLYGSMFQGRERFAREMHRARGYEYFAVVVEAPYSVLFEQMPRRKGNPKAFVNSCRSWAQKNGIQFWFARTMGNARAEAEAEMYQQMRLMWEREIKTMKTLQKALEAK; encoded by the coding sequence ATGAGTGATTTCACCATCATAGTAGACAGCCGTGAGCAGGCTCCTTTCACCTTTGAGCGTTTCCCCGTCTCCGTGGAGGTGGGGACGCTCACTACGGGTGATTACGCCATCAAGCATTTTGAGCATCGTTTCGGTTGGGAGCGTAAGAGCCTTGAGGACCTTTATGGCTCGATGTTCCAAGGACGTGAACGGTTCGCAAGAGAGATGCACCGGGCGCGGGGTTATGAATACTTCGCGGTTGTCGTTGAGGCTCCTTATAGCGTCCTCTTTGAGCAGATGCCAAGGCGCAAGGGCAACCCCAAGGCTTTCGTCAACTCCTGCCGCTCGTGGGCGCAAAAAAACGGTATCCAATTCTGGTTTGCCAGGACCATGGGAAACGCCCGAGCTGAAGCTGAGGCAGAAATGTACCAGCAAATGCGGCTGATGTGGGAACGGGAGATCAAGACCATGAAGACCCTGCAAAAAGCGTTGGAGGCGAAGTAA